The sequence below is a genomic window from Actinomycetota bacterium.
CAGTAGCCCAGACCGAGTTCCGGAATGCGGCACGTGCGCTCGACAAAGCGGTCTCCAAGGGGATTCTTCACCGCAACAACGCGGCGAACAAGAAGTCCTCGATGGCGCAGCGCCTCAACGCCCGCTAGGTAGCCCTCTTCAATCGCTGAAGCCGCCCAGGCGGCTTTTTGGCGCGCAGCCACAGGCTTCCCCCCGCCACGCCTCCCGGCCCTCCCGGAGCGCGACGCCGGCGATGACCAAACCTGCGATCGGGTCGGCCCAGGACCAGCCGAACAGCGAGTTCGCCAGCAGGCCGGCAAGCAGGACTGCGGACAGGTAGGCGCAGAGCAGGGTCTGCTTGGAGTCGGCTACTGCAGAGGCCGAACCCAACTCCCGGCCCGCCCGGCGCTGCGCCGAGGACAAGAACGGCATGACGACCAGCGATAGCGCCGCCAGCCCGATGCCGGCGGGCGATGGGCTTGCCTCGCCCCTACCGACGAAGGCGAGCACCGAGTCGACGACCACGTAAGCCGCGAGAGCGAAAAACGACAGGGCGATCAGCTTCAGGGTCAGCCGTTCCCGGGACTCCCGAACATCGTGATCCTTCGCCGAGAACTGCCACGAGAGTGCGCCCGCCGAGGAGACCTCGATCAGCGAGTCCAGACCAAATCCGATTAGCGCAGTGGACGAGGCGACCGAGCCGGCGATAAGCGCGACCACGGCCTCGGCGATGTTGTAGGTGATGGTCGCAGCAGCGAGGAGGCGGACCCGCCGGGCGAGGGCGTTACGCCTTTGCGGCTTCAGCCCGACGGTTGCCAAACCTACCCCTCCCCGGGAGGGATGAAGGTTGCGTCCGGATCGGCAGCCGGGACCATGGGTCAATAGTACAAATTTGTACTAGCGCTAGCCGTCCAGCGGGCCCTTCGACACCAGGGCCACGTACACCGTTTCGTCCAGGACCTTGACCGTGTATTTGCGCAACGGCTTGCGGGCAGGTCCGGAGACCACCTCTCCGCTTCGGGCGTCGAACTGGGCGCCGTGCCAACTGCACTCCAGCCGGCAGCCGTCGCTCAGCCGGCTGTTCCCCAGGGGGCCGCCGGCGTGGGTGCAGAAGTTGTCGAGCGCGGAGAAGGCGCCGTCGCAGTTGGCCAGGGCGACCTCGCGGTTCCCGACCTGGACCTTTAGGACCCAGCCCGGTGGGATGTCGGCCGTGTGCGCCACCGCAAAGTACTCGACCGACTCGACGAGCTTGGTGCCCGCCAGGACTGCTGTCGTTTCGCTCAAGCTCCCACCACCATTCGCACCTGCCGGCGATCGGGCTTTCCCAGGAATATCGGGCCGTCGGTCGAGGGCTCGGCCCCCGGCTCCCACTGGCCCTTGAAGACGGCCGCTATCTGAGCGGCAAACGTTTCGGTCCCCATCCGGTGAACGGTCGTGGTGAAGTTCTCGCCACGCTCCCGCATCGCTTCCCATAACCCGATGATGGCGCCGGTGATCGCGTAGGTGTCCTGCTCTGCGACCCTTCCGACCACCTGGGCCAGGCTCCCGGCGCCCACGTCCCCTCCGAGCCAGACCTGGTAACCGAGCTGGGAAGCTCCGCCGATGGTGACCTTGCTGCCCGAGAAGCCGATGTCGGCGATCTGGTGCTGGGCGCAGGCCGCCGGGCAGCCCGAGACGTGGATGCGCAGGGCCGAGTTGCGGTGAAGCGCGGGGTGGTCTAGCAGCTCGGCCGCCACCTTTTGCGAAGGCGTGAGGGCCAGGGTGCAGACCGGGCCGCCGGTGCAGACCCGGATGTCCCGGGAGTGGTCGGCGCCCTCCAGGCCCAGGCCGACCGCCGCCAGCTCCTTCCTGATCGCCGGCACCGCGTCGAGGGGCACGTGGCGGAACATCACGTTCTGGTTCTTGGTCAGGTGGATGTGGTCGTCGCCGAGGTCGGAGGCGAGGCCGGCGCAGACGCGCCAGTCCTGGGTGTCCATGTCGCCCAGCGGGACGTTGACGGTCACCATGGCGAATCCCGGGATCCGCTGGGGGCGGACCCCGCCTCCCCAGCCGTCCTCCGGGGCGCACGCCAGGATGCTGCCGAGCGACGCCGAGAGCGGGGTGGACAGGTGGTGCGGCTCGGGCCAGGTTCTCAGCTTGGCCTTCTCGAACGC
It includes:
- a CDS encoding nitrite/sulfite reductase, which gives rise to MAPNLPLAKRSGLPVDLDRLTAEGDSWLSPEERYALKMHGVCAQAQPDTFMIRTRTGGVLDSDTARGVADIADEFARGWIRITTRQQFEFHHVHSRDVTTVLERIKRLGLVNRSSCGHTMRGVMSCPDAGVGLEEPFDCHFDAQAASNYVLSLSPDLDTKMPQRINIAFGGCLSCREHARLNDMGFVSKVTPEGELGYELWLGGSLGKSTPTLAIKALSFLPRRDVLPAVHALFEVFVEHGDFDNPGKARLKYLLRKQGEEAFLALFNAAFEKAKLRTWPEPHHLSTPLSASLGSILACAPEDGWGGGVRPQRIPGFAMVTVNVPLGDMDTQDWRVCAGLASDLGDDHIHLTKNQNVMFRHVPLDAVPAIRKELAAVGLGLEGADHSRDIRVCTGGPVCTLALTPSQKVAAELLDHPALHRNSALRIHVSGCPAACAQHQIADIGFSGSKVTIGGASQLGYQVWLGGDVGAGSLAQVVGRVAEQDTYAITGAIIGLWEAMRERGENFTTTVHRMGTETFAAQIAAVFKGQWEPGAEPSTDGPIFLGKPDRRQVRMVVGA
- a CDS encoding cation transporter; the protein is MATVGLKPQRRNALARRVRLLAAATITYNIAEAVVALIAGSVASSTALIGFGLDSLIEVSSAGALSWQFSAKDHDVRESRERLTLKLIALSFFALAAYVVVDSVLAFVGRGEASPSPAGIGLAALSLVVMPFLSSAQRRAGRELGSASAVADSKQTLLCAYLSAVLLAGLLANSLFGWSWADPIAGLVIAGVALREGREAWRGEACGCAPKSRLGGFSD
- a CDS encoding Rieske 2Fe-2S domain-containing protein, whose product is MSETTAVLAGTKLVESVEYFAVAHTADIPPGWVLKVQVGNREVALANCDGAFSALDNFCTHAGGPLGNSRLSDGCRLECSWHGAQFDARSGEVVSGPARKPLRKYTVKVLDETVYVALVSKGPLDG